One window from the genome of Haloprofundus halobius encodes:
- a CDS encoding DUF5518 domain-containing protein, translated as MTDWRAVGVGFVVLLVVGAVGLSVPIVGQIGAGLIGGFAAGYLAGGSLGRGAWHGLVAGSISGIVLTVFVALLGGLLGFAGGPLGGLVAGGGILVVGAVITLLFAIDSALAGAVGAWAKG; from the coding sequence ATGACTGACTGGCGCGCGGTCGGTGTCGGCTTCGTCGTCCTCCTCGTCGTCGGCGCCGTCGGCCTCTCGGTACCGATAGTCGGACAGATTGGCGCGGGCCTCATCGGCGGGTTCGCCGCGGGCTACCTCGCGGGCGGGAGTCTCGGCCGCGGCGCGTGGCACGGCCTCGTCGCGGGCTCGATTTCTGGCATCGTCCTCACCGTCTTCGTCGCGCTGCTCGGCGGACTGCTCGGCTTCGCCGGTGGTCCCCTCGGAGGTCTCGTCGCCGGCGGCGGCATCCTCGTCGTCGGCGCGGTTATCACCCTCCTCTTCGCCATCGACAGCGCGCTCGCCGGTGCGGTCGGCGCGTGGGCGAAGGGCTGA
- a CDS encoding DUF5518 domain-containing protein, which produces MAELNWRAIAIGFVVTLVLGLLSGNAIPLTDLTLPVIGWGVTGVLGGLAAGYVAGHGMGNGAVNGIVATTIGAILVYAVLAVLGTVLLGFVGLSFALVALLFLGLYAIPGAVGGAVGAMLKRSSPADRTQPAGR; this is translated from the coding sequence ATGGCAGAGTTGAACTGGCGCGCAATCGCCATCGGGTTCGTCGTCACGCTCGTACTCGGACTGCTCAGCGGCAACGCGATTCCGCTGACCGACCTCACGCTCCCCGTCATCGGCTGGGGCGTGACGGGCGTCCTCGGCGGACTCGCCGCCGGGTACGTCGCGGGTCACGGAATGGGTAACGGAGCCGTCAACGGTATCGTCGCGACCACCATCGGCGCGATACTCGTGTACGCGGTGCTGGCGGTACTGGGGACCGTGCTCCTCGGCTTCGTCGGCCTCTCGTTCGCGCTCGTCGCCCTCCTGTTCCTCGGCCTCTACGCCATCCCCGGCGCGGTCGGCGGCGCAGTCGGCGCGATGCTGAAGCGTTCGTCGCCCGCCGACCGGACGCAGCCGGCCGGTCGCTGA
- a CDS encoding DUF367 family protein: MELHVRYEGDDDPTKCTARKLARFDLAELHRTDRAAPRGVILNPHADQALSPADEQRAADRGLVALDCSWESAERAMFTLGGIHRALPFLVAGNPVNFGRPMELTTVEAMAAALCIFGYDDYAEEILSKFTWGHTFLELNEEPLRRYAACSDSTEVVEVQGEYLDRE, from the coding sequence GTGGAGCTTCACGTCCGGTACGAGGGCGACGACGACCCGACCAAGTGTACGGCGAGGAAACTCGCCCGATTCGACCTCGCGGAGTTACATCGCACCGACCGGGCCGCACCCCGCGGCGTCATCCTCAACCCGCACGCAGACCAGGCGCTGTCGCCCGCCGACGAACAGCGGGCGGCCGACCGTGGACTCGTCGCGCTCGACTGCTCGTGGGAGTCTGCCGAGCGCGCGATGTTCACTCTCGGCGGCATCCACCGCGCGTTACCGTTTCTCGTCGCCGGAAATCCGGTGAACTTCGGCCGTCCGATGGAACTCACGACCGTCGAGGCGATGGCGGCGGCGCTCTGTATCTTCGGTTACGACGACTACGCCGAGGAGATTCTCTCGAAGTTCACGTGGGGGCACACGTTTCTGGAACTCAACGAGGAACCGTTGCGACGCTACGCGGCGTGTTCGGATTCGACCGAAGTCGTCGAAGTGCAGGGCGAGTATCTCGATAGGGAGTGA
- a CDS encoding nuclear transport factor 2 family protein: MDHVAVVRTYYSALDEHDYSALSDLLAPTFVHDRPDRTLDGREAFVSFMRDDRPNKRTCHELDEVYENGDGSELVVRGRLLDADGERLFDFVDVHRFEDGVVAELRTFARES; the protein is encoded by the coding sequence ATGGACCACGTCGCCGTCGTCCGCACGTACTACTCGGCGCTCGACGAGCACGACTACTCGGCGCTCTCGGATCTCCTCGCGCCGACGTTCGTTCACGACCGCCCCGACCGCACGCTCGACGGCCGCGAGGCGTTCGTCTCCTTCATGCGCGACGACCGGCCGAACAAGCGGACGTGCCACGAACTCGACGAGGTGTACGAGAACGGCGACGGTTCGGAGCTCGTCGTCCGCGGTCGCCTCCTCGACGCCGACGGCGAGCGACTGTTCGACTTCGTCGACGTGCATCGGTTCGAAGACGGCGTCGTCGCCGAACTCCGGACGTTCGCGAGAGAGAGCTAA